One Leishmania major strain Friedlin complete genome, chromosome 5 DNA segment encodes these proteins:
- a CDS encoding adenylate cyclase regulatory protein-like protein produces the protein MSVSGTATCPLCGWNGSWSTDAAYSECVRDAVEARLKESAVDLLRDAYPALSSGCVGDVVDSCFDRSCLTVDLHQAQQYLAAVPPDGVGAVCTSLAAPDKIPNKAAVFSLRVEGPWLTSCDLVRRFLQLQVLVLCDCADLVSLRGVECAPLLERLTAERCGLVDTLGIDACPCLKSLQLRECPRLSHLGWNQILNSQSSLQESSGQDGGCAALLSVSVFRCPAFQGIGLLSAAPHLREFRAQRVRISSLDALRECRHLELLDVGGCQQVCCIEALRGAKALRYLDLSNTAVSDIGALSQCTALERVNLSGCLRLRSLDSLECCTELRELQASRTNIETLIGLRLCRALKKVDVSGCAALRDAAALTHLSQLTHVDLSFTAVDDVSSLAYYSGLESVRLRGCRYLRDYSPPHNLEDAPPLRSLDLSNTSVCSISEWGRCPPRLEKLRMNGCTRLSDISVLQSSTGLRIVDLGNTSVHSISPLISCAPALEELRMHGCTELSDISVLQSASRLRVVDLDNTSVRSVSPLRLAASELEELRINDVTYQGEVPIFQSTGVQRRCNMINTGASSRSL, from the coding sequence ATGAGCGTCAGCGGTACTGCCACCTGCCCTCTGTGCGGGTGGAACGGGTCATGGTCAACGGACGCAGCGTACagtgagtgcgtgcgcgacgcgGTCGAGGCGCGCTTGAAGGAGAGTGCCGTTGACCTCCTCCGCGACGCCTACCCAGCGCTCTCGAGTGGCTGCGTTGGCGATGTGGTGGACAGCTGCTTCGATCGCTCGTGTCTCACAGTGGACCTGCACCAGGCACAGCAGTATCTTGCGGCGGTGCCTCCCGATGGAGTCGGCGCTGTCTGCACGTCGCTGGCTGCGCCTGATAAGATCCCTAACAAGGCGGCTGTCTTTTCGCTGCGCGTCGAGGGCCCGTGGCTCACTAGCTGTGACCTTGTGAGGAGGTTcttgcagctgcaggtgcttGTCTTGTGTGACTGCGCAGACCTTGTCTCACTTCGCGGAGTCGAATGCGCGCCACTGCTGGAACGTCTCACTGCGGAGCGCTGTGGCTTAGTTGACACGTTGGGGATCGACGCGTGCCCATGTCTTAAGTCCCTGCAGCTTCGCGAATGCCCTCGGCTGTCACACTTGGGGTGGAATCAGATACTTAACAGCCAATCAAGCCTCCAAGAATCTAGCGGGCAAGatggcggctgtgcggcgTTGCTCAGTGTGAGCGTTTTTCGCTGCCCCGCCTTCCAGGGCATCGGCCTCCTCTCCGCTGCTCCGCATCTGCGAGAGTTCCGTGCGCAGCGTGTTCGCATCAGCAGCCTGGACGCATTGCGTGAGTGCCGCCACCTCGAGTTGCTTGATGTTGGAGGGTGTCAGCAGGTGTGCTGCATTGAAGCCCTGCGAGGTGCGAAGGCGCTAAGGTATCTTGACCTCTCCAACACGGCTGTCTCCGACATCGGTGCGCTCTCACAGTGCACGGCGCTCGAGAGGGTGAACCTGAGCGGGTGCCTCCGGCTGCGCTCTCTCGATAGTCTTGAGTGCTGTACGGAGCTCAGAGAGCTGCAGGCGTCTCGAACGAACATTGAGACGCTGATCGGTCTGCGCCTGTGCCGTGCCCTCAAGAAAGTGGATgtcagcggctgcgcggcgctgaGGGACGCCGCGGCCCTCACGCATCTCTCCCAACTCACACATGTCGATCTTTCTTTCACGGCGGTGGATGACGTCAGCTCCCTTGCCTACTACAGCGGACTGGAGAGCGTCCGTCTGCGCGGATGTCGGTACCTGCGAGACTACTCACCACCTCACAACCTCGAggatgcgccgccgctgcgctctcTCGACCTCTCCAACACAAGTGTCTGCAGCATCTCCGAGTGGGGTCGTTGCCCACCGAGGTTGGAGAAGCTCCGCATGAACGGCTGCACGAGGCTCTCCGACATTTCGGTTCTGCAGTCTTCGACAGGGCTAAGGATCGTGGACCTCGGGAACACGTCGGTGCACAGCATCTCGCCGCTGATCTCGTGTGCACCCGCTTTGGAGGAGCTCCGCATGCACGGCTGCACGGAGCTCTCTGACATCTCGGTCCTGCAGTCTGCAAGCCGGCTGCGGGTGGTGGATTTGGACAACACCAGTGTACGGAgcgtgtcgccgctgcggttgGCTGCGTCGGAGTTGGAGGAGCTTCGCATCAATGATGTCACCTACCAGGGCGAGGTACCTATCTTCCAATCCACTggagtgcagcggcggtgtaACATGATAAACACTGGCGCGTCGAGCCGATCACTGTGA
- a CDS encoding surface antigen-like protein: MALSLFSLIGAAAVTLLLLVAAPSSADTITVNAATQAWLKMWIESIPNLGIIWLNPNICSRAGIECVSATNSINIRLDGVTSAGFNFIGTLPEVDSSIDGDELQITSVSVRGKTRFTGTIPASWSRITRLTHLDFSRTRISGRIPDELGSLAALMSVDFSNSYFCYGLPNWNASSMPMLSQAIFTNNNMRGPFASSWSTFPASLKLDITGNKLCGCMPSSWDSKPNLVAAAKAMDAGTVSNCFRSCNSASLSYCPASPVGNGAQMITMTTAVVGLVVAVASLVF; encoded by the coding sequence ATGGCTCTCTCGCTGTTTTCCCTCATcggagcggctgccgtgACTCTTCTACTTCTAGTGGCTGCGCCAAGCTCTGCGGACACCATTACTGTCAATGCTGCCACACAGGCGTGGCTGAAGATGTGGATTGAGTCTATTCCAAACCTGGGGATCATTTGGTTGAACCCGAACATTTGCTCTCGCGCTGGCATCGAGTGCGTTTCTGCCACCAACTCCATCAACATTCGTCTGGATGGCGTGACATCTGCTGGATTCAACTTCATCGGCACCCTCCCTGAGGTTGACAGCTCCATCGACGGCGATGAGCTTCAGATCACCAGCGTCTCCGTCAGAGGCAAGACTCGCTTCACCGGCACTATCCCTGCGTCGTGGTCGCGCATCACCCGGCTGACTCATCTGGATTTTAGCAGAACGCGGATAAGCGGCCGGATTCCTGATGAGCTCGGCAGCCTCGCTGCCTTGATGTCTGTCGACTTTTCGAACTCATACTTCTGCTACGGCCTGCCCAACTGGAACGCTTCTAGCATGCCGATGCTTTCACAGGCCATCTTCACGAATAACAACATGCGCGGCCCGTTTGCCTCATCCTGGTCCACCTTCCCAGCCTCCCTGAAGCTGGACATCACCGGCAACAAGCTATGCGGTTGCATGCCCAGCTCGTGGGACTCCAAACCGAACCTGGTGGCTGCTGCCAAGGCCATGGATGCTGGTACGGTCTCTAACTGCTTTCGTTCTTGCAACTCCGCTTCCCTGTCTTACTGCCCGGCTTCGCCCGTTGGCAACGGCGCGCAGATGATTACGATGACTACGGCCGTGGTTGGCTTGGTTGTCGCTGTTGCTTCCTTGGTCTTCTAA
- the LPG1G gene encoding putative GIPL galf transferase produces the protein MRKSTSVYTLRSHRCFITLRAVIPILIFICLCGAVGTIFLTSSHQSALGWTREPTTSAPSGELTTTEPGEPRRSMTPTSAITTSAPATATTAEQTPLPPEQTSMFDAPGTPTPAVSAASARATGAQDSSTLMEGAKTETTKQNLAMKGLDRWMKMQLPADWMECIRQNLQLDKHGQPMHAVTEMKDAIPLLITPLTGDVKFFPYFVCSMDVAVRYHYVIQNERDPDTTAVIDDLQRRFGNSGRLLVVRNRYNRGYSGSMNQAFEWALKERTAEEVPWVFACGVDAIFEPGLLAKMIEVVQQNTRGDAAMLAALRAEVELEERLVREGNYSYYERWAPRGRPLKVLRSGYPGVPLNVRTAPLLPDRIRYTVADENRESGIVRPAELRTRFFGNYVATVTPVPDALGTIAVTRLALSAVGYFDENYFPAYMDDIDLRWRHFAYGFGALHGERNGPVTRWHHYNAANLRGSPFVDPDLEKYGTEDNYSRRAFLSYIRRSKGIYDKLKYGPRDMDGVWRQAAQKAEFKYSSFNVSHYPADTWVLDEDARGCMFHHTYNYKTQNWSRPSDCSYNPRTLEESGILGVDQLASYRSMLAEKAFAYQ, from the coding sequence ATGAGGAAAAGTACCTCCGTGTACACCCTCAGAAGCCACCGCTGCTTCATCACCTTGCGCGCGGTGATCCCGATTCTCATCTTTATTTGTTTGTGTGGCGCTGTGGGCACGATATTTCTAACCAGCTCCCATCAATCGGCGCTCGGATGGACAAGGGAGCCGACCACTTCAGCACCTAGTGGCGAACTGACCACTACCGAACCGGGTGAGCCGAGGCGGAGCATGACCCCGACATCGGCGATCACGACATCCGCGCCAgcgaccgccaccaccgctgagCAGACGCCACTACCACCTGAGCAGACAAGTATGTTTGACGCCCCAGGGACACCGACGCCTGCGGTGTCTGCCGCATCTGCGCGCGCTACTGGCGCTCAGGATAGCAGCACACTGATGGAGGGCGCGAAGACGGAGACGACGAAGCAGAACCTGGCAATGAAGGGTCTGGACCGGTGGATGAAGATGCAACTCCCTGCGGACTGGATGGAGTGCATTCGGCAGAACCTGCAACTCGACAAGCACGGGCAGCCGATGCACGCGGTGACGGAGATGAAGGACGCTATCCCGCTGCTGATCACGCCGCTGACTGGCGACGTAAAGTTCTTCCCGTACTTCGTGTGCTCGATGGACGTTGCTGTGCGGTACCATTACGTGATCCAGAACGAGCGGGACCCGGATACGACTGCGGTCATCGACGActtgcagcgccgcttcggcAACAGCGGGCGCTTGCTTGTTGTGCGCAACCGGTACAACCGCGGGTACTCCGGGAGTATGAACCAGGCCTTCGAGTGGGCACTGAAAGAGCGgacagcggaggaggtgccgtgGGTGTTTGCTTGCGGCGTGGACGCGATCTTCGAGCCCGGGCTGCTTGCGAAGATGATCGAGGTTGTGCAGCAAAACACCCGCGGCGATGCTGCGATGCtagccgcgctgcgcgcggaggtggagctAGAGGAGCGGCTTGTGCGCGAGGGTAACTACTCCTACTACGAGCGATGGGCGCCGCGTGGGCGTCCACTCAAGGTGCTACGGAGTGGCTATCCAGGCGTGCCGTTGAACGTGCGgactgcgccgctgctgccagaCCGCATTCGGTACACAGTTGCGGATGAGAACCGCGAGAGCGGGATCGTCCGCCCTGCGGAGTTGCGCACGCGGTTCTTCGGCAACTACGTGGCGACTGTGACTCCTGTCCCGGATGCCTTGGGCACCATTGCGGTGACGCGGCTGGCGCTGTCGGCTGTTGGGTACTTTGACGAGAACTACTTCCCCGCGTATATGGACGACATCGACCTACGATGGCGGCACTTCGCGTATGGCTTTGGCGCACTGCATGGCGAGCGCAACGGCCCCGTGACTCGCTGGCACCACTACAACGCTGCAAACCTTCGCGGCAGCCCATTTGTGGATCCGGACCTGGAGAAGTATGGCACAGAGGACAACtacagccgccgcgccttcCTCAGCTATATCCGACGCTCTAAGGGCATATACGACAAGCTCAAGTACGGTCCGCGTGACATGGACGGTGTATGGCGTCAGGCTGCGCAGAAGGCCGAGTTCAAGTACTCGTCCTTCAATGTGTCCCACTACCCTGCCGACACATGGGTGCTTGATGAGGATGCGCGCGGATGCATGTTTCACCACACGTACAACTACAAGACACAGAACTGGAGTAGGCCGAGCGACTGCTCCTACAATCCGCggacgctggaggagagcgGCATCCTTGGCGTGGACCAGCTAGCGAGCTACAGGTCAATGCTTGCGGAGAAAGCGTTTGCTTACCAatga